catgcatgtgCCCGGCTGCGTTTATGCACGTTCGGAATGACGGAGGCATGCCAATCTCGTGCACTAGTTGAGGCTGAAGGGGGAATTGTAATAGGCTGAAGAACTCAACTTGACAATCAAACGTCAGTGCAGTAGCAGACCCTGGGcgtggactgaagattcaatggtcagagtagacccatttcaaacatccgttgccatctccaatgtatttcttgagaactcgaagtgtcaaagtatcaaagtgtgactctaagtagaacggaagattcaaagtggtcagagtggagacaccacagacccattgccaatatcaatgcatttcctgaagACAAAGTGCCCAAAGTGTGATTCTTAGAAACGGAAAACTcgaaagttcaaagagtagaggaacggaagattccaagtgttgaaagtgcggacttgacaatctcaaataTCACAACAGTAGTATTCACTTAATGTACCAAGTGTAGATACAACCAACccaatgttcttcttgaagcttgaagacttaaagtgtcagagtagacccattccAAACACCACTTGACGAActcccaatgtatttcttgaagacttgaggataagaagagttcagaGTCTGGACTTGACAACTGGCAACATCACTGCAtatagtattcacactcaatgttcaaagtgtaCACACCAACGACTCATTGACAATCTCCAATCTatcacttgaagactcagactctggactggtggtggactgaatattcaaagtcgatgatcaaattcaacagtCAAATGGCGGACTCGCAAACATGCATATAGTCTTGACTCCGTGTAGCACAACCcaatgcacttcttgaagacccAGACTTTGGACTTCTAGTGCgctgaagattcaagatatcaaaCAGTAGACTGCAataggacttgaagactaagtgttcaaagtagactctggagacttgccaatctccatttcttgaagactcagacatcggactcgtagtggactgaagacaagaagtgcccaagTATGACAGgggaacggaagattcaatggtcgGGGTAGACTCATTTCAAACTCCAgttgccaatctccatttcttgaagactcaaactctgattCGCACATGCCTAGTCAGGTCTAGCCAACCATCGCCTATCTAATGCTTCACTCAACAGCCCGTGAACCAGGAAACGTCGCTATATATCCACCAGTCGACCTCGGCGCTCGACGCACCGTcgtttgaaattcatgcatgtgCCGGCTACGTTCATGCAGGTTCGGAATGACAGGGCATCCAGTGAGTAGACCCGACTTGTGCTTAGATGACTTAGTGACAGTGGAGAAGTGACATGTAGTGCTGGTATCAACGTTTAAACCGCCACTCCACAGGCAGTTTAAGGGTAGTCTCAGGGTGGTAAAGTCTGGTCGCACACCCCAAATGGCGTGGAAATAGATGCGTTTCACAGCAATGCACCTCGTACTTGGCATTCTCCAAACTAAGCCGACGCACAACGAGGTGACTCTGGCAGTATCGACGGACGGACTCTCTTAATACAAGACCTTCTAGGACGACGGGGGTGAGGGCGTGAGGGCATGAGGGTTTGTGGTCGGTTGGttagtggtggtggtcgggcggggagTATTCTATTTTTGTAGTGCACTGATTTGACAGTCAAATTGACACCTTTAAAACCTTTATGTATTTTGCTGATCCGTCTCTAAACGCACCTTTATTTGTAGTCTACAAATCCTCAGTATCCATCTCGGTTTCATTTCCCTACCACCAGCAAACTTTGTTTAccccatcctcagcaatgcgtTACGCGTCCGACTTTTGCCGACTCCAAGGAATGAGCCTGGTTGACTggagctctgaagaatccacgacctttctgaaaattttacgGGACTCGAAGgtgtgggtgtgtgtgcGTGAAGGCATGTGGGCGTGCGTGTGAATGTGAGGACGTGAAGGCGTGCgggtgtgtgggtgtgtggtcggtagtggtcgggcggggagAATTATAATTTATAGTGTACTAATCCAGGGTCAGATACACCACTTTGTTATGTAGCCTATAAATCCAAGGtcgatgctcaaatacctttacgcgACTCGTCGATGGTCTGGCGGGAgaagattttatttctcgtaGTCTATTGATTTAGTCAAGTACACCTttatttcaaattctaccAATCCACAGTATCCATTcccatcctcctcaaaGCCTCTGGACTCCACTGACTCATCTTCCCTACCACCAGCAGATTTGTTTAccccatcctcagcaatgcgtTACGCGTCCGACTTTTGCCGACTCCACGGAATGAGCCTGGTCGACTagagctctgaagaatacACGACCTTTCTAAAACTTTTACGGGACTCGACGGGGTGGGTGTATGTGCGTGAGGGCGTGTGGGTGAgggtgtgtgtgtgtgtgggtgtgtgggtgtgGGCGTGAGGGTTTGTGGTTAGTCGGtagtggtcgggcgggAGAATGATAATTCATAGTGCACTAATCCACCGTCAACTTTACTTTGTAGTTACAAATCCAGGGtcaatgctcaaatacctttacgcgTCTACTACTTCCTGAAAGTTTCACTTGACTTGACGGGATGGGTGTGAGTGCGTGAGGGTCGGGTGTGAATGAGTGTTGGGTGTGAGTGAGTGTCGGGTGTGAACTAAGCTTACGTGTagtcttcgtgtagtcttgTAGTCTTTCCTTAATCTTTATTCCGgattatttcctttttcctttcctccGTCTAGCTCGCCCAAGCTCCGTTTGTACTTcggctttctcttttccttacaccatccatcttcagtccactcGAGCCAATCCGCATTTCTGAGACTCGACGGGCGTGCGAGCGTGCGTCAGTGAACTAAGCTTACGTGTagtcttcgtgtagtcttgTAGCCTTTGTGCCAGCATCAATCTCCCTAACATCAATTCCTTCGTCTTCTATTACACCACCTACGTGTATTCTGTGTAGTCTCCATCTCCTCCCCAAAGCTCCGTTTGCACTTCCATCCACTTCAGTCGATTCCTTCTGAGATTCGACGTGCGTGTGTGGGACGGGTGTGTGTGCGTGCGTGCGTGAGGGAAGTGAACTACTCGTATTCTCTGTATTCTTCGTGTAGTCGTCCATCTCTATTCCGACATCCCTTCCCTCccctctccatctcccaACTCGCGTCAATCCGTCGCAAAACTTTCTTCCGTCCACCTATCActtttcctcctctctaGTGTTTAATTTACTCGAGTTccacttccttctcccaTCCGCCTATCACTTTTCGTCCTCTCACAGGCTTTAATCCACTCGAGTTTCCTCTCTCcccatcactttttttcttccatctccaagtcCGCTCGTTCTCTTGAGCTTTCCAGTCTGTCGTTGTCCCTCcccagaagatgcagcgTAGcgcatgtagcgtagagtatGTAGcgtagcctgtagcgtagagtagcatgtagcctgtagcctgtagcgtagcatgtagcgtagagtagagtagcctgtagcgtagcatgtagcgtagagtagagtagcctgtagcgtagcatgtagcgtagagtcAGTTCCTCAGTCAGTTAACCTAATtagtccaccaccacttccGCAATATAGCCGCACGCGTCCCATCTGGCTTCCAACTCACTTCAAATGCGTAAACTCCATCTGTAAAGCTACTTCGtgcatccttacaccatgTGTTCATTACCTGCCATCCCATgtcagcttctttgttttaccccacaccaccaattcaatcgtatctcatcttctactactcctatcaccttcaaatcctcagcGTTCATCTTAAATCACTACCACTTCCTATGCTTCACTTTGTTTCCCTcaatatctactttcaaatatatctTAGTATTATTTAATATCGAGCCTCGATAACTCTTGACTttgcaaagagaaagttaaGAATAAAGACACTGAGGTAAGATGCTCTAGGTAGGATAGAACTAATAGCTTACGAGAGGATCTGCACATTAATGTACCTATCTTTAAGTTCCAGTTAGAAAATCGGATCTCGGCAAATCTTGTGCTACCGAGAATAAAATAGAATCGCCTTGaacaacgtccttacaccagattgagttttaGGAATCGCTCTAAGAATTCTAGGAGACGTCCCTCAATATCCCatgaaaaatcaaaatccaGGAATCGCTttagcaacttccttacaccaaatcGAATTCCAGAGAATGCTCTTGgcaacgtccttacaccagatcaCAATTCAAATCGCTCTATCCAAAATCGTTCaacaacgtccttacaccaaattcaGAGGTCGTTCTCGccaacgtccttacacccCCCAATTCAGGAATAGTTTAtcacttccttacaccacaacaacatcaaatacGAGTAATATTGACGATTACTTCTACTGGATGAACAGGCCAACATTTACGAGCACGTATTTATAGCTTTCATTTCTATTATTCAATAAAGTAAGGATACAAAAGGCGGACGGGGACACACCAAACAAGCTATGCCTGACTGACCTCTTTCCCCACTGATGACATAATtaatttatcatcttcatcaaacttagccctcttgaatttcaaagCACCCACTTTGTTCACGAACAACTGCTCAATCTCGTTAGCAGTTCTTCCTCTAGTTtctggtaagaagaagagcatcaCAACGAACAAAACCACACCGGTACCTGTCCAAACAAACATGATCCTAGCCCCATGTTAACTTCATCGGGATTGAACAAATATGGGATGAGATAACCAAGACCAAAACTACAGAGACTGTTGACATTAGAAGTAATTGCCACCGATTTGGCACGCATTCTTCCCTGTGGAAGCTCCGTGATCAAAGCATATGTCAATGGACCAACAGTGGCTTCGTAGATAAAAGCCCATAGAAAGACAAACACAACGGTGGTATAGGCAGCAGCTTGCGAGCTTCCATATGACACGCATGCAATGAGTAAATTCATGATCGTACAAAGGGCAACACCACCAATGTAGAGGACTCTTctatcaactctttcaatgacaAAGTAAGAAACAAGGTTACCACCGACGCAAAGAGTGAACATACCAACCGTCTTCTCAATGCTGCTTGAAACTCCAGcaagttcaaagaaatatgaAATGTAGGTTAAAACAGAACTGACACCAACCCAAAGCTGTCCCGTAAGAGCAAAGATAGATAGTACAACCCTCTTTAGGTTTGTAGCCTTGAAGAGTTCGGCATACgaaacttctttctcactttcagcattcatttttcttcttcaacttccttaaTGAGAATCTCGTAATGTGAGTCAATGTCGTATTCAGTATTATTCTTGTTGTGATAGAGCTTCTTAATGGCGGCTTttgcctcttccaacttaCCGCGGTgaatcaaatatgatggGGATTCCGGCATAAACCAGAACAAAGGAGATATCCTCCAACTAACAAATATTGAATTCCAAAGGCAATTTTGTAGCCTGTTGAATCGTCAATGCCCGTATAATTCTTCGAACAGCCGAAATAAATTAGCGATCCAATCCACTGACCAaagcaaatggagaagttgattccCATGGAACCAATACCTCTCAAGGTTGGCGACATCAATTCGGACAAGTAAACtggacaagttgaaacaAGAATACCGATACCAATTCCGATAACACATTTTGCCATGACCAAATTGATAGGGTGACCGACCGGGCGGTTATAGCAACAGTGTTACCAATAATAGTTATAATGCAAGAAATAgccaaagaactttttcttccaaacttatCATTGTACCAACCTGCAAAGAAGGCACCCAAAACCTGACAGCCAAAGAACCACCATTCCAACCAGACTGGTATTTTGCTCTGATGACCCATCCGCTTGTGGCTTCATCGTAGTAACCATAGGcttttctgaaagattCCATACCCAATAATAAACTGAAAGAAGGGAATCTataccaataccaataGCGGATATATAGACAATCATTAGATGCTTGTAAGAATTACGTATCTCCCAAAGTCTAGTTTTCACCGGTCTGGTGTCGCTAAAGATATTCTCGCcaacctctttttcatctacttctttctcatcaacaggtTCTGCCTCATTAACTGTTGTTgctatttcttcaagctcaCTAATAACAGAAGCCATTGAAAGGGAAATCGGTGTACACTAGGAAAAGATGAGGTTTCAAAGGGACTTTCAGCAGATATAAGTGACAACCCTGCTTACTTAATCATTCTTCTATTGCGTCAGCTGACGGTGAACAACATGCGTACTCCGAGAAAGcacaccaccacaccaccGGAAACAAGCAGCCTCTGGTGTGATCGTTCCGCTCCTGCCGTTTGACCATTTCCCGCGTGAAACTAACCATTCGGAAAAATGTTGATGTGGAGTGCATCACGTTGCAGATCTCCTTCCCACAAAATACGATGCATGCATGGAGCGCTGTTCGGACCTCGGCAGATCTTCTGCTAccgagaaataaaaata
The sequence above is a segment of the Brettanomyces nanus chromosome 4, complete sequence genome. Coding sequences within it:
- a CDS encoding uncharacterized protein (EggNog:ENOG41) translates to MNAESEKEVSYAELFKATNLKRVVLSIFALTGQLWVGVSSVLTYISYFFELAGVSSSIEKTVGMFTLCVGGNLVSYFVIERVDRRVLYIGGVALCTIMNLLIACVSYGSSQAAAYTTVVFVFLWAFIYEATVGPLTYALITELPQGRMRAKSVAITSNVNKTRGRTANEIEQLFVNKVGALKFKRAKFDEDDKLIMSSVGKEVSQA